From Panicum hallii strain FIL2 chromosome 2, PHallii_v3.1, whole genome shotgun sequence, a single genomic window includes:
- the LOC112882058 gene encoding sodium/proton antiporter 1-like: MAPYCCMLAGARAATSPSLPASATPLLRRHCPLAVAVGDPFPRAQRWRRGLRFPCASSPSSSPPPPPPVPPEEIDDYELLDTTGNCDPLCSVDEVSSQYFEANYKPKDDLLKALTIFATALAGAAAINHSWVAANQDIAMVLVFALGYAGIIFEESLAFNKSGVGILMAVCLWVVRSIGAPSIDVAVQELSQTTSEVSEIVFFLLGAMTIVEIVDAHQGFKLVTDNISTRSPKTLLWVIGIVTFFLSAILDNLTSTIVMVSLLRKLVPPSEYRKLLGGVVVIAANAGGAWTPIGDVTTTMLWIHGQVTTLKIMQGLFIPSVVSLAVPLALMSLTSEANGSSQKSSSMLSSEQMAPRGQLVLAVGVGALVFVPVFKALTGLPPFMGMLLGLGILWILTDAIHFGDSERQRLKVPQALSRIDTQGILFFLGILLSVGSLESAGILRQLANYLDANIPNGDLIASAIGVASAVIDNVPLVAATMGMYDLTSYPQDSDFWQLIAFCAGTGGSMLIIGSAAGVAFMGIEKVDFLWYFRKVSGFALAGYAAGIISYLATSNLHLTLPTSLAEIPFIPGS; this comes from the exons ATGGCGCCCTACTGCTGCATGCTCGCCGGCGCCCGGGCGGCGACCTCCCCTTCCCTCCCCGCCTCCGCCACCCCCCTTCTGCGGCGCCACTGCCCGCTAGCGGTTGCCGTGGGTGATCCATTCCCGCGCGCCCAGCGGTGGCGCCGCGGCCTCCGCTTCCCCTGCGCCTCGTCCCCGTCCtcatcgcctccgccgcccccgccggtgcCCCCCGAGGAGATCGACGACTACGAG CTTCTGGACACAACAGGGAATTGTGACCCTTTATGCTCAGTCGATGAAGTTAGCTCACAGTACTTTGAAGCTAACTACAAACCAAAAGATGATCTTCTGAAAGCTTTGACTATCTTTGCAACAGCATTGGCTGGGGCAGCTGCAATAAATCATTCCTGGGTTGCTGCTAATCAG GACATCGCAATGGTGCTGGTTTTTGCTCTTGGCTATGCAGGTATCATTTTTGAAGAGTCACTGGCATTTAACAAAAGTGGAGTCGGAATATTGATGGCTGTCTGCCTATGGGTTGTCAGAAGCATTGGG GCTCCCTCGATTGACGTAGCTGTTCAAGAGTTGAGTCAGACAACTTCTGAAGTCAGTGAAATAGTATTTTTCTTGCTTGGTGCAATGACCATTGTGGAGATTGTTGATGCTCATCAAGGTTTCAAGTTGGTGACTGATAATATATCTACTCGAAGCCCTAAAACTCTTCTGTGGGTG ATTGGTATAGTAACTTTCTTCCTGAGTGCGATCCTTGACAACTTGACGTCCACCATTGTGATGGTGTCATTGCTTCGGAAATTAGTACCTCCATCGGAATATAGAAA ATTGTTAGGTGGTGTTGTTGTAATAGCAGCGAATGCTGGCGGTGCATGGACACCAATTGGTGATGTGACAACCACTATGTTGTGGATTCATGGTCAGGTTACAACATTGAAAATAATGCAG GGCTTGTTTATTCCCTCAGTTGTTTCATTGGCAGTCCCACTGGCTCTGATGTCCCTCACCAG TGAAGCAAATGGATCATCTCAGAAATCTTCCAGCATGCTGTCATCAGAGCAGATGGCTCCTCGGGGACAACTCGTATTGGCTGTAGGAGTTGGAGCTTTAGTGTTTGTCCCAGTCTTTAAAGCTCTCACCGGTCTGCCACCTTTCATGGGTATGCTGCTTGGTCTTGGGATTCTCTGGATCCTGACGGATGCAATACATTTTGGAGACTCTGAAAGGCAGCGACTAAAAGTTCCACAGGCCCTGTCACGGATTGATACACAAGGAATTTTATTCTTCTTAGGTATCCTTTTATCAGTTGGCAG CCTGGAATCTGCAGGGATCTTGAGGCAGTTAGCGAATTATCTTGATGCCAATATTCCAAATGGTGATCTTATTGCTAGTGCAATTGGTGTGGCATCAGCAGTTATAGACAATGTTCCACTTGTTGCTGCAACGATGGGAATGTATGACCTGACTTCATATCCTCAAGATTCGGACTTCTGGCAGCTTATTGCATTCTGTGCTGGTACTGGAGGTTCAATGCTTATCATTGGCTCTGCAGCAGGAGTTGCTTTTATGGGAATCGAAAAGGTGGATTTCCTTTGGTATTTTCGCAAG GTGAGCGGTTTTGCCCTTGCAGGTTATGCAGCAGGTATAATCTCATATCTAGCTACTTCAAATCTCCATCTAACTCTTCCTACATCACTGGCTGAGATCCCATTTATTCCTGGCTCATAA
- the LOC112883381 gene encoding uncharacterized protein LOC112883381 isoform X2: MEISVSDLIASLDVEEKARAKDGRSKAAEGQTSANMVQKSHGKGKGKGKKTKPQPTTTFKKKKFKEGQGCFVCGSSDHWAKKCPQRKGRKPSPEQKTVNTVTMARVETSGPLGILP; the protein is encoded by the exons ATGGAGATATCAGTGTCTGATCTGATAGCatctcttgatgttgaggagaaagcTCGGGCCAAGGATGGGCGATCTAAGGCTGCTGAGGGCCAGACTAGTGCCAATATGGTGCAAAAGTCTCACGGcaaaggcaagggcaagggaaagaagaCCAAGCCGCAGCCTACTACTACTTTTAAGAAGAAAAAGTTCAAGGAAGGTCAAGGCTGTTTTGTGTGTGGATCTAGTGATCATTGGGCAAAGAAGTGCCCACAACGCAAAGGAAGAAAGCCTTCACCTGAGCAGAAGACTGTGAACACGGTCACCATGGCTAgagtggaaaccagtgg ACCGCTCGGGATTCTACCGTGA
- the LOC112883381 gene encoding uncharacterized protein LOC112883381 isoform X1 has translation MEISVSDLIASLDVEEKARAKDGRSKAAEGQTSANMVQKSHGKGKGKGKKTKPQPTTTFKKKKFKEGQGCFVCGSSDHWAKKCPQRKGRKPSPEQKTVNTVTMARVETNRSGFYRDDGQWVACYCSWCWHD, from the exons ATGGAGATATCAGTGTCTGATCTGATAGCatctcttgatgttgaggagaaagcTCGGGCCAAGGATGGGCGATCTAAGGCTGCTGAGGGCCAGACTAGTGCCAATATGGTGCAAAAGTCTCACGGcaaaggcaagggcaagggaaagaagaCCAAGCCGCAGCCTACTACTACTTTTAAGAAGAAAAAGTTCAAGGAAGGTCAAGGCTGTTTTGTGTGTGGATCTAGTGATCATTGGGCAAAGAAGTGCCCACAACGCAAAGGAAGAAAGCCTTCACCTGAGCAGAAGACTGTGAACACGGTCACCATGGCTAgagtggaaacca ACCGCTCGGGATTCTACCGTGATGATGGGCAATGGGTCGCATGCTACTGTTCGTGGTGTTGGCACGATTGA